The window ATCAAGTTCGGCTGGCGACTAACGGTGCCCTGGACCGTAGAGCGAAGCAACTAGCCAAAGCTTGCGCTACGGGCGATGCTAAACTCCTCAAAGATTTTTCCGAGGAACTTCAGGTGAAGCTCGGATGCGCGACTCCGCACGACGCATTTGAATTCTTGATGCGTTTGAGGGTGGAAGCTGAACTCGCCCCACGGAAGCACATCAGGGCAATTAATATCGAGTCCCATGTTCGGCCCATGTTGAGGCGTCAAGGGAAACGAAACCTTGAGGCAGGGCGGGTTTACGACTCCATCGTACAAGTCGTTGAGGAAGCTTCTCGCTCTGTAGCAGATAACCGAGAAGATGTTACGTGGACTCTTTCGCGTTTCAACTCCCTGGACCACGACACTCTCAGAGAGGAAGACATCGCGCGGCGCCTCATCACTGCCGAACACGTAGCAAAGGCCGTCGATCGTGTGCCCAAGTTTGACAACCCTCTGCTACAGACTCACCTCACTCCTAACGGTCAAACAGAGACCCGACTAGCAAAGAAGCTGCGGCAAGGCGGAATCGGTGAGACGGGGATTCAATCGGCTCGCAGAACGAGACGCTCTTGGACGACTTTTGCCGCCCAGTACAGGTCCCCTTTGCCTCTTGAAGGCGACCTGGTAGACGATCTCACCACTCGCGTTCTTCACGAAGCCGCGATGGCTGAGGCGGAGAGTTTTAGCCCTAACGCGACATATGGTCGGGAGATGCTCAGGATACTGCACGACAGGCTCACTCCTAACAGCATCGGAGCGCCTTCCGAAATAGATCTGGATCGTCTTCACCTTCTCGGCCTTGCCTACCAACTCACCGATGAGTGCAAGATCTGGTGGTCACCAGAGTTCGATCTCTCTGATGACGAAGAGGAGGTTGCCTGATGCGTGCCGATGAGAATCTCGAATATCACTTGGCGCGTCTCCTCATCCTTCTTCATCATTTTGGAAAACCGAAATCTAAAGGGCTCGATGGACTAACCAAGCTTGCAAAGCTGGATTTCCTACTCAGGTATCCATCGTTCACGGATCACCTGCTTTCCTCCCGAGGAGCCAGTTGGCCGCTTGGCTGCGAACCGAACGCCGACGAACTCAATGCAGTGGAAAGTAGAATGATCCGCTACAAGTACGGACCATGGGACCATCGCTATTTTTCATTGCTAGGCAGACTTGTCGGATACGAGCTAGCCGAAACCGTAAACGGGAAGGGGCGCATTTCCATTCGCCTTACCGAAAAGGGTGACGCCCTGGCCACTCAGTTAGCTGCGACTTCAGATTGGCGTATCACATACGAGAGATCAGAAATGTTGCGACGCAATTTCAACCTGTCGGGAAACAAGCTGAAGCAGATGATCTATGAATCACTTCCCGACGCAGTAGACCGCCCACATTGGGAGGCGATCTAATTGGGTGCCACAATTCGAATCCATCAACTAGCCATCAAGACTCGCACCGACCAAGCCGTATTCCCATTTAGCGACCAGGTCACAGTGGTAACTGGGAGCATCGGCGTCGGGAAAAGCAGCCTCCTTGAGCTACTAAAATTTGGGCTCGGCGCCACGTCCGCTAAACTCATGCCGGCAGTGGAGCAAAATGTTACCGCGGTTGAGGTGCAGGTAACCCTCGGGAGTCGTCGTTACAGGCTGATCAGAGAAGTAGGTCAAAACACTGTTGACGTGGTCGACCATGCAACAGGTGAATTGATCGGACCTTGGTCCACGACCAACCGAAAATACATGCCAAAGGCCAGCCAGGAACTGCTAGCCGCCCTCGGTCTACCTGCTGACCTAAGAATCCCGAGGAAGCGAACCAAGCCTACAAGCGAAACGGTGGGAGTAAGTTTCTTTGATCTATATAAATACATTTACCTAGGTCAAAATGACATTGACACACAGGTTGTAGGGCATGCCAACTCTCACCTCGACCTCAAGCGTCGGGCAGTCTTTGAGCTGGTCTACGGATTGAATTCTCCGGAGCTAATCGATCTGGCGATCCTGAAAGGGAAATGGGCTGATAGGGCTGCTCAGCTCAAGTCAAGGGCGGAGGCTATCAAGGACTTCTTGGCCCAGGCCGACGAACCTGAACTAGAGCAACTCGAGCAACTAGAGCAGGACACTAGGCGGGCACTGGAAGAAGCAACTTCCCTGCTCGATAACGTGCGTAACGAGAGCGGCGCGGTCCTGGAAGCCCAGCGAAGCACACGACAGCGCGTAAGCCAGCTCAGAGGCCAGTTGGGCGAGCTAATCGCGGTACGCGATGCCACTGCCGCTGATGTTCGCAAGAGCGGATCATTGATGGCACAACTACGTCTCGATCAGCAGGCATTGCAACGGGCTGATGTCGCACATCGGGCGCTGAGTGGACTCGAATTCGCGTCATGTCCCCGATGCCTGCAAGATGTTAGGGATCGCGAGGTTGCGAGCGGGCACTGTCTGCTGTGCACGCAGCCTGAGGAAGCTTCAAGTGAATTCGACAGCGGAGAGCTAAAACGGCTTGCAGCGCAGATCAGTGAGACCCAGTCGCTACTGAAGGAGGATGAGGAATCTCTAGAACTCCAGCAGGCCAAAGTACGGCAGGTCGAGGAAGATCTGGCTGAATTGACGATGGAGCTGGAGCGCACTGCCTCAGTATTAATTAGCCCGCAACTTGAAGAGGTTCAAGGGCTGGCCATGGAAATTGCACGCTATGAAGCCCAACTTGAAAAGATTGAATCTTCTGCGGCACGCTGGAGTAACTATCAGAGTTCGGTTGATGCGGCGAGCGATGCCGAGGAGGAGGCAACCCGGGTAGCTCGGCAAGAAGCGGCACTTCAAGAAGACCTGTCTAGCAATCAGTCACGGATCAATGATCTTTCGCTCGTATTCAATGAAATCGTTGGCGCACTACAGCTTCCTTGGTATATGAGCGCCAAGATTGACGAGGCCACATACCTACCCATTGTTAACGGTGCGAAGTTCGACGACCTGTCAGTGGGTGGCGCCCGAAAGACGATCGTCAACCTTGCCTATCACCTAGCAAACCTGAAATATGGGCTCTCTCACGCAGATACCCTCTATCCAACCCTATTGATCATCGATAGCCCTCGGAAAAATATTGGGCAGACTACAGATGATTCAATTGTTGGTGAGAAGGTGTACGAGTACATCATGCATCTCCGGGCGGAGTTTGAGGGATCATTCCAAATGATCATCGCTGACAATGATGTCCCTACGGGAACCCCAGAGGGATACGCCGAATTGCACTTCACCTACGACGCACCGTTGGTTCCGGGTGTCAGTCATCCAGGTGAAGGAGTGGAAACAGTCTGATCAGGAGTTCTCCTGTTCGCGAGGCCCGAGCGGTGCGGCCGGCCCGCAGACGCGAGCGCGGCAGGAGAGCTGGCTTGGTCACCACTGGCAGAAGGCGACAGATGCGTCGTCTCCTGCCTTGTAGCGTGGCCACCGGCGCCCAGTGGGATCCGTTTGCTTCAACCTTGCGGACATGAGCCCGGTGATGACGCAATCCAGGAAAGAGCGCCATCAGCTTGGGAAGCTGCGGGCACTTGAGGCGACTTGGGACGCTGACCTGTGCGAACGGCCATGGCACGGCCCCGTTGAGCTTGACTGCGTTCACCGTGATTCCCCGCTGTTCCCCGCCCGATCTGGTGCGCTTGTGGTGCGGGCTTGAGAGGCTGAGCGGTCGCGCTCAGCCCACACGCGACTCTGGGGAGGCCTCCGAGGTGCCACAACCTGTCCGCGAACCTTCATCCAAAACCGGAGCTGCGCCTGAGAACTCGCGAGTCCTAGTTCAAGCTCGACGTAGGCGTTCCTTGCTCTGCTGAGGGCTGTGATCGCCTCACCGATGAGATCGGGTTGCCAGGCATCACGTAGAGCCTTCTGACTCTCAGGAGGCGCCATCAGGCGTTCTAGCGCTTCGATGGCCTCATTCACCGACGCCTCACGTGCGAAGGGCGGAAGCGCCGCTACCTCAACACGCGCCCGCCCGATTGGATCAAGAATGGGAAGAATGAATGTCTCTCTCGCGTCGTAGTCGGTGACATCGAAGTCCGCTGAACGAACCACGTACCGATTCGCAGCGTCGGCGGCTTGGATCAATTGATCAAGAGCAGTTGCGAACCGTGCTTCGTTGAGCTTGGCGATCTCTAGTCGGGCCTCCCATCTGATGCGATCACGCGCAACGCCGCGTTGTGTCCAGCGCGTCACGCCACCAACGATCAGTGCAGCCCCACTAGTGAACAAGGGGCCGGCAACAGAGATGGAAGAGAGGTCCATCGAAGCATCATGACGGAGCATCCCGTCGTGCGGGATCGTTACCGTGCACCACAAGACGGCACATCGAGGGCCCGCAAGTGCGCTCGCGGGCCCTCTGCTCTGGTTGAGTGGTGAAGGTCTTGGAAGACGGACCTCTTCGTCCCGGAGCAACTTGGGTGGGGCTTCTACCTTGGGCGGTCGTGCCCCCGACCTGCTCTGACGGTCTGCAGACGTCCGTGTTCGTCCGCCGCTGTTCGTCGGCGTTGTCACGCAGTTAGACACTCACCCTGGCGACTTGGGCTGCGGCATGGCTGCACTCGTCAGCTCTGCAAGTGGCTGGCCCATGCGACCTTGATCTGCTCGCCCTGCTCGGCAGTGATGATGCCAGCTTCCATCGCCACGGCCACGAGATCGGTGCCGGCCGCGAGCTTGAGGGCGCTGAAGGCATCGTTCATGCGATCGGCGTTTCTGGGTGTTCCAACGTGCCCAGGTTCCAAGTCACCTGGGAGGAAGTTCGCGACCTCTCCGTCGTGGCTCTCAAAGGCAGCTTCGTCCATCCTCACATGGACCCGTTTGGTACCGATGGTGACGACGGTTCCGTGTGACCCATGGTGGTACAGGGGCCTGTCGCTTGGCGCTTTGACCGTGACCTTGTCTCCGACCTTGAAGCTACTCAGGGTCCTTCCGCTGCCGAGCATGCGCGTCCCCCCTCTAGGACATGTGGATCAAGAAGCACTTCATACCGTCCCTCTGCCCTACTTGTACACCTCGCTCTGCCGCCGCGTGGACGAGGGACCAGTCCGCCAACTTCCGCCCGCCATGGAGGAGGTACAGAAGCACCGCTTTAGGAGTTCGATCTTCCCTCGGCGTAAACAGGGCTCGTCTCGTAAACCGGCGTCGTCCAGGGCCGCCGTGCGCTGCTGTCGTTCAGGGTTGTTGATGTCAGCGTTGGATGTCACCGAAGCACCTCGAGCACCGGACAAGCACAGACGTACGGTTCGGTGCCCTCGACGAACGGCATCTAAGCCCAGGCACCTGACGTGCCCACCGCACGCCTTACAGGACGCCCTTTAGGCCTGGGCAGGTCATGGCATGCGCGTACCTCTTGTGGGTGACCGACGGGAACTGACGCAAAGTCACGGACGTCTCCCGAGCAGCCGGATGAGGCGCTACCGTGCTTCTGAGCCCTGCCGACGGGGAGGGCTGGCGTCTCGCTGCAAGCAGCTGGGCGAGGCAACTTATGGAGGCGTGTGGTTACGCCTCGTGGAGTTATTGGCTTGCAGGCGGGGGGAGGTAAACGCCATGCGGGACCCTCCGTGACCTGGTCAGAGTAGCCAGATCCGCGCTCTCCGTGAAAAGGCCGAAGTGCTTATATTAACCCTAGGGGCTTTCACCTTATTCCAGGGACCTACAGGCGCCAGTTAGGTCCCGTTCTTTGGTATTGGTGGAGTCGTGGTTGAAGCCCGGCTGGATGATTCCCTTCCCTGAATACATTGTTGTTAGGTGTCGGCAACTTCCCTGCGGACAGAATGCGTCAGCTCGGATCTTCTATTTTTAGTTCGCACTGTCGCGGTGCCGTGTGCATGCAAATCGGAGGCTTCTTCATGCATTCGAAAATTTACATTGCCTCCCGAAAAGGGTGATAACCGTGAACTTTCTAAGGAGCAATCGCTATGAACCCCACATCCCTCTACGAACGTAGCAAGACCGCGTTTCTGGCCGTTATGAACCTGCTCTGGGTCACTATCTCAGTCGGCTTGGCGTCAGGCTGGGGCGCAAGTATGGCAGGCAAGGAATGGACTGACGCCGTCGGCGTGGCATTTACGGCGTCTACAGCAGTAGGCATGCTGCTGACTGGCGTTGCCAGCCTGATCTACGTCATCAGGCAGCATCGCCCGTAATCCTCCCTGTTAGGTGCGCACCTACATACTCATAACGCCAGTGAGGATGGGCCCCGAGGCGGACGCGCCTCGGGGCTTCTTCATGCGCACGAAGACACGGAGAGAAACCAGTCCGGCCGGCCCCACGCCTGCGGTCATGTAGCGATGCGCTCGACCTCGCTGAGGTTTCGCATGATCTCAAGCAGGGCAACGACGACCTCATGGGTTGCGTCTGCGTCCCTCCGCAGTGTCGCGATTGACTTCTCAAACTGCGAAGTCGGCGGGCCGGGGATGTCTGGCTCCAGTGGGTCGAACACCTGACGCGTACGACGGAGCTTGCGCATTGGCACAGCACTCAAGTTAGCGAGTTGCTTGCCGGACTTTCGTAGATCCGTGTACGCGTCCGGCCTCATCCACTGCCCTCCCACCTCTTCCAGGCGAGGTCGCACGTCGCGATCGAGTCGTTCCCAGTCCTGAGCTACTTGATCAAGCCAAGCTTGTTGCGCCTCGCCACTTAGCGAGAATGCCTGCTGGATTGCGGTCTCTCTGGCATCGAAGAACCGAGCGATCGCGCTGACATACGCCCGCCGCTGCGGATCCGTCGAGGGTAGGCCCGTGTTGAGCCGCTGGCGAAGCTTGGCGTTCTCAGTGCGCAGCCGGATGAGATCAGTCATGGCTTGCTGCGGATTCGAGTGGGCGAATCCTTTGAGGCTGGTCGCTCGAAAAAGTCGCGCGGCCTCCAGGCCGCGACGAATGGCTGCCCTTCGGTTCGCGGCATCGGCCTGCATCGATCCCAGGTGTGAGAGAACGACCAAGGCGAAAGGAACACCAAGAAGTAGCCCAGTGAAACTCGACAGGAGGTTGGTCAGGAACGCGCGGTTGTCCCACCAATGGTGTGCGTCGCCGTAGAGCCCGAGAAGGAGCGCCGTGAGCCAGGCGGGTACAGCCACGTAGACCACCCACCGAATAGCCGGGGGCGTGTCCTTCCACCATTCCCGGACTCTGCCACTCACAGAGAGCACCCCCTCGATGCGGTCGCCACGTGACACTACCCCGATCACTAATCACATAGCAGACATTGAAGGGGATTGAGCAGGACGCTGCTCGCCGGGCTCTGGCTGACGGCGTGAAGCCCTGCCCGCAGGGCCGACTCGGCCCGAAGATTCGTGATCTGCCCAGGTGGCTGTGGAGCGGTGAGACATCCACGGTCGGTCTTGAAAACGTCGTGGCAGCGATGTCACCGTGGGTTCAAATCCCACCGCCTCCGCGTGGTGAGCAGTGAGAACGCCCCCTGACCAGGTAGATCGGTCAGGGGCCGTTGTACTGCGTGCTGTCCGTGAGTTGTCGCCATTCCCCGGTGTTACCCGCTCGATCGGGCACGGCTGGGGCACACGCGAAGCATGCTGCGCGGCAGGGCATGCGCGCCGGTGTCAGTCTGAAGGTGGTCGTCGACTTCCTCGTCGGGGCTGCCCATCGACGTGATGCCGATACCAGTCCGTTACCTGTGCGCTCAGCATGGCGAAGTCGGCTCCAAGCTCCATGAGCTTCTCTGCTTGCATCGGGTGCTGATCGATACCGCCGTCTCGACGGTTGTTCGTCCAGACCTCGCTGTGCTCCGTGTTGATGACGCGTATGCCGTGGACGTACTTGTTGCGCTCCCTGAACGCGGTGCGGCACTTGCCGGATATCTCGGCCATTTCTCGCGCGGCTTCCTCTGAGACCGCCCCAACGTCCAAGATTCGCTTGATGGCGTCGAGCAAGCCGGAGGCCTGCAGGCCAGCTGTGACAAGGGTCGCGTACCGTCCCCCGACCGATCGTCGAACCGTCTGATGGAGGAAAAACTCCAGGCTGGCGGCTTGGTGGACCATAAAGCCAAGGGCTAGATCAAGCTCCTTCTGCTCTGGGTTTGCTTCCCAGAGGCGACGGTATGCGTCAACGTCTCCGCGTTCTGCCATGGATGGGAGTCTGACGTACACCCAGTCCTCAGGGCATCGGTTTTGGAGCCTCGTGCTGGCGCTTGGTATGGCGCCCCTCAAGCCCTGCCAGGACCCCTTCACCCACCACTCACCCCAGCTCCCATCCCGTCTGCCGTCGACCCACACACCGTGGAGCGGGCGTGGTTCCTGGCGTCCAGGTGGAGCGCGCCACTGTACGAACGACCTGGACGCCAGGGGCCGCGTCTGCTCGGCTCTGCCTGGGTCGATGGCAGACGGGATGGGAGCTCCCCGCGCACGCCACTACTCCGGCCGGCACTCGCAAGCGGCCCCGCCATCTCGGAGCCTGAGCGCCCCCGCCGGAGGCATGCTTTGAGAGTTGCCGCGCTCAGCGGCTTTCGACTCATGACCCGGCCTGTTTCACATGCGGGCGCGCGTCGGCGCAGCCCGGGCGGAGCGGGCCGAAGGCAGGAGCGGCGCCCGGAGCGGAGCCGGGAAGCGCGCCCGGCGGAGCGGAGCGCAGCCGGGGCTTGATGGAGTAGAGAAGGTCTTATCCCGCTGGGATTAGGCGCTTGCCGTCGTGGCTTCGTACGTGGGGGCCGTTGCCGTCCAAAGCATCCAAGAGCCTGACTGCGAAGACCTCGGACATGCGCTCGCTGACCTCGTCGGGCGTGAGCCAGGAGACTGCCGTGGACTCGCTTGACGTGCGTTCGGTGCCGCCCGAGGGCTTGCAGCGGAAGACCAGGGCCACGATGCCGCGGGTCAGGTTCTTGTAGACGCCGGTCAGTTCGTCCACCTCGACGTGGATACCCGTTTCCTCCAGGACCTCGCGGGCTACGCCGGCCTCGGGGGTCTCCTTGAGTTCGAGGATGCCGCCGGGGAGTTGCCAGGTGCCGTTGTCGGCTCGGCGGATCGCCAGGAGGTGGCCGTCCTCGCGCACCACTACTCCGGCCACGGATACGGAGTGCAGGGGGGACGGTGACGCTTCCTGTGATTGACTCATGTAGAGGAGCATAGGAGGCAGGGAAGGACTATGGGAACTGCGGCTGGAGGGGTCGGTTCCGGGCCTCGGTACGTACAGATCGCGGAAGAGATCGTGCAGCAGATCCGGGCGGGGGTTCTCAAGCCTGGAGACATGGTGCCGAGTGAGTCCGAGCTGGTGGAGCGCTACGGCGTGTCCGGCGGGACGATCCGTAAGGCCATGGTCGAGGTCCGGGGGAGTGGGCTGGTCGAGACCCGGCATGGCAAGGGCTCGATCGTGAAGAACCGGCCTCCCGTGCGGCATCGCTCCTCCGATCGCTTCCGGCGGTCGCTTCGGCAGGGAGGGCAGGCGGCCTACCTCGCGGAGTCCGCCCAGTCCGGCGCCACCGCCAAGGTCAGCGTCCTCTACATCGGGCCTATGGAAGCGCCCGAGGATGCCGCCGAACGTCTGGGTGTCCCCGCCGGCTCGCAGGTCCTGGCCCGTCGGCGCCTCTACTTCCGCAACGGCACCCCGGTCGAGACCGCCTCCTCCTACCTCCCCTGGGAGGTCGTGAAGGAGATCCCGGAGCTTTTCGCCGAGAACCCCGGTGGGGGTGGCATCTACGCCCGACTCGAAGAGCACGGGCATGAGTTCGCGGAGTTCGTCGAGACGCTGCAAGCGCGGCCGGCCTCCAAGGCGGAGGCCTCGGAGCTGGCGCTGAGCCCGGGTGCGCCGGTGGTTCACCTGATCCGGGAGGCCCGTACGACCGAGGGTCTCGTGGTCGAGGTGTGCGACACGCTCATGGCCGCTGACCAGTTCGTTTTCGAGTATCGGATCCCCGCCGCCGACTGACGCCCGCTCAACTTCCCGCAACCCGTCGCGAGTTCTTCTTCGCGGCGGGTTGACTCATGTACAGGAGTGATGCACTCTTCTTCATGTCACTCATGTACATGAGTGGCGGAGTTCAGCATCTATAGAGGAGTGATCTCTGTGCGCCAGATTCCCGTCGACACCGCCGGTGCGGTCGTGATGGTTGCCAAGTCCCCGCAGGTCAAGGTCCGTGACCGTCGGACCGGTGAGGTCGCGACCGACATGGAGACCGGGGCGAAGCTGATGACGGTCGACGTGATGTTCGCGGCCAACGAGGAGGTGGAGATCCTTTCCGTCACCGTCCCGGAGCCCGGGATCACCGGCGAGCTGTCCATGGGCACGCCGGTCGCGCTCACCGGCCTGATCGCCCGGCCCTGGGAGAACGACTTCAACGGCCAGAAGCGGCACGGCATCGCGTTCCGTGCAGTCGCGGTCACCTCGCTCGCCGACGCCGCCGCAGGGTCCAAGGCGGCCTGATCATGACCGCCTTCACGGTCACCCTGGTGCTGGTCGCCGCCGCCGTAGGACTCCTGCGGTGGCGGCGCCCCGCCTGGTACTGGTTGACCTTCGGGGTCACGCTGGCCGTGGTGCGGGTCCTGGCCCGGTACGGCTCGGTCATGGATGCGTGCGGGCTGACCGTTCCGCCTGCGCGGTGGCGGCTCGCCCTGGCCCGTGCCACCAACCGGCCATTACCGGAGGCCCGTTCCCCGCGCATCCTCCGGCTGCGCCCGACTCGTACCGGCCTGGTCCTGCGGCTCAAGCTCCGGCCCGGGCAGGACGCCTTCGACCTCGCCGCCGCCTCGGACCGGCTTCGGCACTCGTTCTCGATGTACGGCGTAACCTCGCGTGAGCTGCGTTCTGGCGTCGTAGAGGTGCGGATGACCGGCTATGACGTACTCAAGCGGGTGCAGATGCCGACCGAGACAGACACCCGGCCGATGCGTGTGCCGGTCGCTCTGCGGCAGGACGGCTCAGTCCACTACCGCGACTACCGGGCGATACCCCACGCCCTCACCCTCGGGGCCACGGAGTCCGGCAAGTCCGTCTATCAACGCAATCTTGTCGCCGGACTCGCCCCTATGGACGTTGCTCTCGTCGGCATCGACTGCAAGCAGGGGGTAGAGCTGTTCCCGCTGGCCCGTCGGTTCTCCGCACTGGCCGACGATCCCGACACCGCCGCCGAAGTGCTCGATGCGCTCGTGGTTCGGATGGAGCGCACCTATCAGCTCATTCGGGCTCAGCAGCGGATCGCCGCCGACGTGCCCGATGCGGAGATCGCCGCCGACATCTGGAACCTGCCGACCGACATGCGTCCCGTCCCGGTCGTGGTCCTGGTCGACGAGGTTGCCGAACTCGCCCTGTACGCCAACAAGGAGGAGGAGAAGCGCCGGGACCGCATCATCACCGCTCTGGTCCGCCTCGCCCAGCTCGGCCGCGCGGCCGGCATCTACCTCGAAATCTGCGCGCAGCGCTTCGGCTCCGAACTCGGCAAGGGCATCACCATGCTTCGCGCCCAGCTCACCGGCCGCACCGCTCACCGCGTCAATGACGAGACCTCCGCCAACATGGCCTTCGGCGACATCGCCCCGGACGCCGTCCTCGCCGCCATTCAGATCCCGGCCGAGAAGCGGGGGCTCGCCATCGCGGGCGACTCCTCCGGTGGGTGGCACCGCATCCGGGCCCCGCATACCTCGCTCCGGCAGGCCGTGAACATCTGCAACCGGCACGCCGACCGGACTCCGGACCTGCCCGAGCTGGCTCCCTACCGACCCGCTCTCTCTGGCCCCGCCGACGCTCCTGCGCAGCCGACTGAGCCTTCTCCGGCCACCGCCTGACCTCTCGCACCTCCACCGGTCGGCGTGACCGTCTTCGCGCCAAGTCCCTACCCCCGCCATGCCCAAAGAAGGGAGAACCCGCCATGTGTCCCAGCTGCGAGGACATCGCCCGGACCGTGCTCCTGCTCGGCCAACTCGCCCTGTACGCCGACATGGCTGGCGCCGACCTCGGCTTCGTGGAAGCCGTCAGCCCGTCCCTCGCCGTCTCGCTGCCCGAGCCGCCGCCCGGGATGTTTCCGGACGGCGACGACTCCGACGGTGGTCCCGCCTCCGCGGGTGACTGCTGATGGGCGCCCGTCACGGACTCCGTGTCGACGCGGTCCTGGTTCAGGCCGTGATTGCCGGTGCTCTGTCCTTCGCCCACCTGCACGACCTGGCCGCCGCTGCCGGTCAGGACGGCTGGAAGGCGTGGGCCTACCCGGTCAGTGTCGACCTGCTCCTGGTGGCCGCCTGGCGGCGCCTGCGCAGTGAGGGACCGTCCCGGCTGGCCTGGTGCTGGTTCCTCGTCGCACTGTTCGCGTCACTCGGCGCCAACGTGGCTACCGCCGGGTTCCTCGACCTGAACGACCCGCCCGCCCTCCTCCGCCTCGGCATCGCCGGTTGGCCTGCGGTCGCCTTTCTCGGTGGCACGCTCCTTGCCCACTCGGCAGCTGCGGAGTCGGAGCCGGTTACGGCGGCACCCGTCGCGGACACGTCGCATGCTGAGCCCCCGGCCGAGCAGTCGGCACCGGATGCCCGACGCCCTTCGGCCACGGAAGCCATGCCTGAGCCTGACGTGGACCCCGCCCTCGCCATGGCACCCGTCCCTCCAGCTTCGGATCCAGCCGCGGACTCCGTCCCTCAGGTCCCCGCCGTCCTGGTCGACCACGCCCGCAAGGTCGCCGACGAGTACCGCGCCCGTACCGGCGCCCCGATCGACCCCGACACCCTGCGCTCCCGCCTCGGCGTCCCGCCGCAGCTCGCCGAAGCCATCGCCGCCCAACTCACCTGACCAAGAAGAGAGGAAGACCGATGACCCGTGACCCGGCAGATCTGACCG of the Streptomyces koelreuteriae genome contains:
- a CDS encoding dsDNA nuclease domain-containing protein, whose translation is MHEPIEDSGSDTADRYRYQYQVIARHCCEFDNSELLWALCEWHTDYILALSGHRFILVSVKHRERSKGNWTLTSLCDDGGLNTLRARWEECRKPDQVRLATNGALDRRAKQLAKACATGDAKLLKDFSEELQVKLGCATPHDAFEFLMRLRVEAELAPRKHIRAINIESHVRPMLRRQGKRNLEAGRVYDSIVQVVEEASRSVADNREDVTWTLSRFNSLDHDTLREEDIARRLITAEHVAKAVDRVPKFDNPLLQTHLTPNGQTETRLAKKLRQGGIGETGIQSARRTRRSWTTFAAQYRSPLPLEGDLVDDLTTRVLHEAAMAEAESFSPNATYGREMLRILHDRLTPNSIGAPSEIDLDRLHLLGLAYQLTDECKIWWSPEFDLSDDEEEVA
- a CDS encoding AAA family ATPase, which gives rise to MGATIRIHQLAIKTRTDQAVFPFSDQVTVVTGSIGVGKSSLLELLKFGLGATSAKLMPAVEQNVTAVEVQVTLGSRRYRLIREVGQNTVDVVDHATGELIGPWSTTNRKYMPKASQELLAALGLPADLRIPRKRTKPTSETVGVSFFDLYKYIYLGQNDIDTQVVGHANSHLDLKRRAVFELVYGLNSPELIDLAILKGKWADRAAQLKSRAEAIKDFLAQADEPELEQLEQLEQDTRRALEEATSLLDNVRNESGAVLEAQRSTRQRVSQLRGQLGELIAVRDATAADVRKSGSLMAQLRLDQQALQRADVAHRALSGLEFASCPRCLQDVRDREVASGHCLLCTQPEEASSEFDSGELKRLAAQISETQSLLKEDEESLELQQAKVRQVEEDLAELTMELERTASVLISPQLEEVQGLAMEIARYEAQLEKIESSAARWSNYQSSVDAASDAEEEATRVARQEAALQEDLSSNQSRINDLSLVFNEIVGALQLPWYMSAKIDEATYLPIVNGAKFDDLSVGGARKTIVNLAYHLANLKYGLSHADTLYPTLLIIDSPRKNIGQTTDDSIVGEKVYEYIMHLRAEFEGSFQMIIADNDVPTGTPEGYAELHFTYDAPLVPGVSHPGEGVETV
- a CDS encoding NUDIX hydrolase, with translation MLLYMSQSQEASPSPLHSVSVAGVVVREDGHLLAIRRADNGTWQLPGGILELKETPEAGVAREVLEETGIHVEVDELTGVYKNLTRGIVALVFRCKPSGGTERTSSESTAVSWLTPDEVSERMSEVFAVRLLDALDGNGPHVRSHDGKRLIPAG
- a CDS encoding GntR family transcriptional regulator gives rise to the protein MGTAAGGVGSGPRYVQIAEEIVQQIRAGVLKPGDMVPSESELVERYGVSGGTIRKAMVEVRGSGLVETRHGKGSIVKNRPPVRHRSSDRFRRSLRQGGQAAYLAESAQSGATAKVSVLYIGPMEAPEDAAERLGVPAGSQVLARRRLYFRNGTPVETASSYLPWEVVKEIPELFAENPGGGGIYARLEEHGHEFAEFVETLQARPASKAEASELALSPGAPVVHLIREARTTEGLVVEVCDTLMAADQFVFEYRIPAAD
- a CDS encoding SCO3933 family regulatory protein; this encodes MRQIPVDTAGAVVMVAKSPQVKVRDRRTGEVATDMETGAKLMTVDVMFAANEEVEILSVTVPEPGITGELSMGTPVALTGLIARPWENDFNGQKRHGIAFRAVAVTSLADAAAGSKAA
- a CDS encoding FtsK/SpoIIIE domain-containing protein, with product MTAFTVTLVLVAAAVGLLRWRRPAWYWLTFGVTLAVVRVLARYGSVMDACGLTVPPARWRLALARATNRPLPEARSPRILRLRPTRTGLVLRLKLRPGQDAFDLAAASDRLRHSFSMYGVTSRELRSGVVEVRMTGYDVLKRVQMPTETDTRPMRVPVALRQDGSVHYRDYRAIPHALTLGATESGKSVYQRNLVAGLAPMDVALVGIDCKQGVELFPLARRFSALADDPDTAAEVLDALVVRMERTYQLIRAQQRIAADVPDAEIAADIWNLPTDMRPVPVVVLVDEVAELALYANKEEEKRRDRIITALVRLAQLGRAAGIYLEICAQRFGSELGKGITMLRAQLTGRTAHRVNDETSANMAFGDIAPDAVLAAIQIPAEKRGLAIAGDSSGGWHRIRAPHTSLRQAVNICNRHADRTPDLPELAPYRPALSGPADAPAQPTEPSPATA
- a CDS encoding DUF2637 domain-containing protein; translation: MGARHGLRVDAVLVQAVIAGALSFAHLHDLAAAAGQDGWKAWAYPVSVDLLLVAAWRRLRSEGPSRLAWCWFLVALFASLGANVATAGFLDLNDPPALLRLGIAGWPAVAFLGGTLLAHSAAAESEPVTAAPVADTSHAEPPAEQSAPDARRPSATEAMPEPDVDPALAMAPVPPASDPAADSVPQVPAVLVDHARKVADEYRARTGAPIDPDTLRSRLGVPPQLAEAIAAQLT